One genomic window of Paenibacillus xylanilyticus includes the following:
- the sigE gene encoding RNA polymerase sporulation sigma factor SigE — MLVKWKLVAQLQYYRLLFLLGLKSEEIYYIGGSEALPPPLTREEEEFLLQKLSSGDAAIRAMLIERNLRLVVYIARKFENTGINIEDLVSIGAIGLIKAVNTFDPEKKIKLATYASRCIENEILMYLRRNSKIRTEVSFDEPLNIDWDGNELLLSDVLGTENDTIYRNIEEQVDRKLLHKALEKLTERERMIMELRFGLTDGEEKTQKDVADLLGISQSYISRLEKRIIKRLRKEFNKMV; from the coding sequence ATGCTTGTGAAATGGAAACTGGTGGCGCAGCTGCAGTATTACCGTCTGTTATTTTTGCTTGGTTTGAAAAGTGAGGAGATCTATTATATTGGAGGCAGTGAAGCCCTGCCGCCTCCACTGACGCGGGAAGAAGAGGAATTTTTGCTGCAAAAGCTCTCTTCCGGGGATGCTGCAATTCGCGCCATGCTGATTGAACGAAACCTTCGCCTAGTCGTGTACATCGCTCGCAAGTTCGAAAACACAGGCATTAACATTGAGGATCTGGTTTCCATTGGAGCCATCGGGCTCATCAAGGCTGTCAATACATTTGATCCGGAAAAGAAAATCAAGCTGGCAACCTATGCCTCGCGATGCATTGAAAATGAAATATTGATGTACCTGCGGCGTAACAGCAAAATTCGGACAGAAGTTTCTTTTGATGAGCCACTCAACATTGATTGGGATGGAAATGAGCTATTATTATCGGATGTTCTGGGTACCGAGAATGATACAATCTATCGAAATATTGAAGAGCAGGTAGATCGAAAGCTTCTGCACAAGGCCTTGGAAAAATTGACTGAACGTGAGCGGATGATTATGGAGCTTCGCTTTGGCTTGACGGACGGAGAGGAAAAGACACAAAAAGATGTTGCAGATTTGCTTGGAATCTCCCAATCCTACATCTCTCGTCTGGAAAAAAGAATCATTAAAAGACTCCGCAAGGAGTTTAATAAGATGGTCTGA
- the spoIIGA gene encoding sigma-E processing peptidase SpoIIGA yields MVVYVDLIFLTNLCIDGALIGLTAWMRKTKLVWWRWLLSSIVGALYVVMMFVPEFDFMFTFLIKFVLSLVMLFIAFGFKGLQVFMRNLGTFYVINFVAAGGILGIHYMLQSSGELFNGIWYTASGGMSFDLKIAFWFTFIVFFAVLFLFKAVQSSKRKSDRMTTYLGEVQVYIDDVTISCTGLVDTGNQLTDPLSRLPVMVMEVSLWQDMLPASWKGRLKDEAPDNLIMELDQEDFRWQGRLRLVPYRGINKGTAFMLAIKPDLVRVTLDQMSYETTKVLIGLDGGVLSSEGKYRAVIHPELVQDAASAQSTALSAGATEKPLNVV; encoded by the coding sequence TTGGTCGTTTATGTTGATCTTATTTTTTTGACAAACCTGTGTATTGACGGTGCACTCATCGGACTCACAGCCTGGATGCGTAAAACGAAGCTGGTTTGGTGGAGATGGTTACTGTCTTCCATTGTGGGCGCCCTTTATGTCGTTATGATGTTTGTACCGGAGTTTGATTTTATGTTTACCTTTTTGATCAAGTTTGTTTTGTCACTCGTGATGTTGTTTATCGCTTTTGGTTTTAAGGGTCTCCAGGTGTTTATGAGGAATCTGGGTACCTTCTATGTCATTAACTTCGTCGCTGCCGGAGGCATTTTAGGTATACACTACATGCTTCAGAGTTCGGGCGAACTGTTTAACGGAATTTGGTATACAGCTTCGGGCGGAATGTCCTTTGATCTGAAGATCGCCTTCTGGTTTACTTTTATCGTATTCTTTGCAGTGCTGTTTTTATTCAAAGCCGTGCAAAGTTCCAAGCGAAAATCAGACCGTATGACAACCTATCTGGGAGAAGTGCAGGTTTATATCGATGATGTAACGATTTCTTGTACAGGCCTTGTCGATACCGGCAATCAACTCACGGACCCTCTTTCCCGTCTGCCGGTAATGGTGATGGAGGTTTCACTTTGGCAAGACATGCTGCCAGCTTCCTGGAAAGGCCGGTTGAAGGATGAAGCACCGGACAACCTCATTATGGAGCTGGACCAGGAGGATTTTCGCTGGCAGGGTCGACTAAGACTGGTACCCTATCGTGGTATCAACAAAGGGACGGCATTTATGCTGGCAATCAAGCCTGATCTGGTGAGAGTGACATTGGATCAAATGAGCTATGAGACAACCAAAGTACTAATCGGGCTGGATGGCGGAGTGTTGTCGTCAGAAGGAAAGTACCGCGCGGTCATTCACCCTGAGCTTGTGCAAGACGCTGCCTCTGCGCAGTCTACGGCTCTCTCTGCGGGAGCAACAGAAAAGCCGCTGAATGTGGTATAG
- the ftsZ gene encoding cell division protein FtsZ, whose protein sequence is MLEFDFEMESLAQIKVIGVGGGGSNAVNRMIENGVQGVEFITVNTDAQALHLAKSEHKLQIGDKLTRGLGAGANPDVGKKAAEESRDLIMNTLKGADMVFVTAGMGGGTGTGAAPVIAEIAKECGALTVGVVTRPFTFEGRKRSSHAEQGIEALKEKVDTLIVIPNDRLLEIVDKKTPMLEAFRQADNVLRQAVQGISDLIAVPGLINLDFADVKTIMTERGSALMGIGEATGENRAAEAARKAIMSPLLETSIEGARGVIMNITGGINLSLYEVNEAAEIVTSASDPEVNMIFGAIIDENLKEEIKVTVIATGFEDKPVSPPPGRKPTPASEPAENRSPNLRPFGNQPSSDQLDIPTFLRNRSRNNNND, encoded by the coding sequence ATGTTGGAATTTGATTTCGAGATGGAGAGCTTGGCTCAAATAAAAGTCATCGGTGTAGGCGGCGGCGGAAGCAATGCAGTCAACCGTATGATCGAAAATGGTGTACAAGGTGTAGAATTTATAACGGTGAACACGGATGCTCAAGCATTGCATCTGGCGAAATCCGAACATAAATTGCAAATCGGTGATAAACTGACCCGTGGTCTTGGTGCAGGTGCCAACCCGGATGTAGGTAAAAAAGCAGCCGAAGAATCCCGCGACTTGATTATGAACACATTGAAAGGTGCGGACATGGTATTTGTAACTGCCGGTATGGGCGGTGGTACAGGTACAGGTGCAGCTCCAGTCATCGCAGAGATTGCCAAAGAGTGCGGTGCGCTTACCGTAGGTGTGGTTACACGTCCATTCACCTTCGAAGGACGCAAACGTTCCAGCCATGCAGAGCAAGGGATTGAAGCTCTCAAGGAAAAAGTGGATACGCTGATTGTCATTCCGAACGACCGCTTGCTTGAAATCGTTGATAAAAAGACGCCGATGCTTGAAGCGTTCCGCCAAGCAGATAACGTACTGCGTCAAGCGGTACAAGGTATCTCGGATTTGATCGCTGTACCGGGTCTGATCAACCTTGACTTTGCAGACGTAAAAACCATTATGACTGAACGCGGATCTGCTTTGATGGGAATCGGAGAAGCAACAGGTGAAAATCGTGCGGCTGAGGCTGCTCGCAAAGCGATTATGAGCCCATTGCTGGAAACATCCATCGAAGGTGCTCGCGGGGTTATCATGAACATCACAGGTGGCATCAACCTGTCACTTTATGAAGTGAATGAAGCAGCCGAGATTGTTACATCTGCATCCGATCCGGAAGTGAACATGATCTTCGGTGCCATCATTGATGAAAATTTGAAAGAAGAGATCAAGGTTACGGTTATTGCTACTGGTTTTGAAGACAAGCCTGTCTCACCACCACCAGGACGCAAACCGACACCAGCGAGTGAGCCTGCTGAGAATCGCTCGCCTAATCTTCGCCCGTTCGGAAACCAGCCGAGCAGTGATCAGCTGGATATTCCGACATTTTTGCGCAATCGCTCACGCAATAACAATAACGATTAA
- the ftsA gene encoding cell division protein FtsA, protein MSNNDIIVSLDIGTSKIRAIIGEINNGTFNIIGVGSADSEGIRKGVIVDIDQTVQSIRNAVDHAERMVGIQISEVYVGISGNHIGLMSSHGVVAVSNEDREIGEEDMERVLKAAEVIAVPPEREIIDVVAKQYVVDGLEGIQDPRGMIGVRLEVEATIITGAKTAIHNLLRCVEKAGLKVSDLVLMSLGAGQLALSKDEKTMGSVLVDIGAGATTIAVFEEDSLVATSTLPIGGEFVTNDIAYGLRTLTDQAEKVKLKYGCAWLDDAAADVMFKVTRIGSNVDKEFSQEDLAAIIEPRVQEIFQMISQEVKRLGYTELPGGYILTGGTVSMPGVLQVAQHELAASVRIAVPDYIGVRDPGYTSGVGILHSVIRSLRIRPSVSSGGGSNNNNNNKKPTNRVKPSASPESEQKPGLFERLKNMFSEFI, encoded by the coding sequence TTGAGCAACAATGACATCATTGTTAGTTTGGACATCGGTACATCCAAAATTCGCGCTATTATTGGGGAAATTAATAATGGAACCTTTAATATTATTGGAGTTGGATCTGCCGACTCGGAGGGAATTCGCAAAGGTGTAATCGTAGATATCGATCAGACGGTGCAGTCAATCCGCAATGCAGTGGATCATGCTGAACGTATGGTAGGTATTCAAATATCCGAAGTATATGTTGGAATCTCAGGAAATCATATCGGACTGATGAGCAGTCACGGCGTCGTGGCAGTGTCTAACGAGGATCGTGAAATCGGAGAAGAAGACATGGAACGGGTGTTGAAAGCAGCCGAGGTGATTGCGGTTCCGCCGGAACGGGAAATTATTGATGTTGTCGCCAAGCAGTACGTTGTAGACGGCTTGGAGGGCATACAGGATCCCCGGGGTATGATTGGAGTTCGACTGGAAGTTGAGGCAACAATCATAACGGGTGCAAAAACCGCGATACATAATCTTTTGCGCTGCGTGGAAAAAGCGGGTCTGAAGGTAAGCGATCTGGTGCTCATGTCACTTGGAGCAGGCCAGCTTGCTTTATCTAAGGACGAAAAAACGATGGGATCTGTTCTTGTTGATATTGGAGCAGGTGCAACAACCATCGCTGTCTTTGAAGAAGACAGTCTTGTTGCAACGTCAACCCTGCCGATCGGTGGAGAATTTGTTACCAACGATATTGCGTATGGATTGCGTACCTTAACAGATCAAGCCGAAAAGGTGAAGCTGAAATATGGCTGCGCATGGCTTGATGATGCTGCGGCTGACGTCATGTTCAAAGTCACGCGAATCGGCAGCAATGTGGACAAGGAATTCTCGCAGGAGGACCTTGCTGCGATTATCGAACCGCGTGTTCAGGAAATATTCCAGATGATTTCCCAAGAAGTGAAGCGCCTTGGTTACACGGAGCTTCCCGGAGGTTATATACTAACGGGAGGAACCGTCTCGATGCCAGGGGTTCTGCAAGTAGCTCAGCATGAGCTTGCTGCATCGGTACGAATTGCGGTTCCGGATTACATCGGTGTTCGCGACCCGGGCTACACAAGCGGTGTCGGCATTTTGCACAGTGTAATTCGCAGTTTGCGCATTCGTCCATCGGTAAGCAGCGGCGGTGGCAGCAACAATAATAATAACAACAAGAAACCGACCAACCGTGTTAAGCCGAGTGCGTCTCCGGAATCGGAGCAAAAACCGGGTTTGTTCGAACGGCTGAAAAATATGTTCAGCGAATTTATATAA
- a CDS encoding cell division protein FtsQ/DivIB, whose amino-acid sequence MPKSQIPVLKKNRPKGNTSRKIVLILLLLFIVLLAVLFFRSSMSRISSIEITGNVYTTTSELLEKSGLKEGDQFFGTSSAEVIERLKTFKAVANVTVDKQFPGIVHIKVQEYPTVAYELGADGTLQAILASGTSLNVPANIGVAVEKPILTQWKADDPLKEQLSETLAKIPNELTTDISEIIPNPTPSFPDQIRLYTKSQFEVITTISKLPDKVEYLNQVIETERPGKITMLEADTYVPFIADDPEDGEEPGATP is encoded by the coding sequence ATGCCTAAAAGTCAAATTCCGGTTCTGAAGAAGAATCGGCCTAAAGGAAACACAAGCCGTAAAATTGTTCTTATTCTGTTACTTCTTTTTATTGTATTGCTTGCCGTGCTGTTCTTCCGCTCTTCCATGAGCCGGATTTCGAGTATTGAGATTACGGGTAATGTATACACGACAACTTCCGAACTGCTGGAGAAAAGTGGTTTGAAGGAAGGCGATCAGTTCTTTGGGACAAGCTCCGCTGAGGTCATCGAGCGTTTGAAGACATTCAAAGCGGTAGCGAATGTGACAGTGGATAAGCAGTTTCCGGGGATCGTTCATATCAAGGTTCAGGAGTATCCAACCGTTGCTTACGAACTGGGTGCGGATGGTACACTCCAGGCTATCCTGGCCAGTGGGACAAGCTTGAATGTTCCGGCCAATATCGGAGTTGCTGTGGAGAAGCCTATTCTGACACAGTGGAAAGCAGACGATCCGCTCAAAGAACAATTGAGTGAGACACTTGCCAAAATCCCAAACGAATTGACAACGGATATTTCGGAGATTATTCCTAATCCTACGCCTTCGTTCCCGGATCAGATCCGTTTGTATACCAAATCACAATTTGAAGTGATTACCACGATCTCCAAGCTGCCAGATAAGGTGGAGTACCTGAATCAGGTTATTGAGACGGAACGGCCAGGGAAAATCACGATGCTTGAGGCAGACACGTACGTGCCTTTTATCGCGGATGACCCTGAAGATGGTGAAGAGCCAGGTGCAACGCCCTGA
- the murA gene encoding UDP-N-acetylglucosamine 1-carboxyvinyltransferase: MDKLVIEGGKPLSGSIRIHGAKNAALPIMAASLLADGEVTLHNVPHLLDIEVMLYILERLGCTCRHEQGTVTIDTSSIRSYDVPEDLMKQMRSSIFLMGPLLAKFGQVSVYQPGGCAIGERKIDLHLRGLEALGASIEELDQQIICRGRKLVGTDIHLDFPSVGATENIMMAAVTAEGTTTIFNAAREPEIQDLQHFLNAMGASIIGAGTDTITINGVEKLKPCSYEIIPDRIVAGTVMIAAAATRGNVTLTHCNPAHLTSLIHVLKRTGVQITVCNDIMTVSCMSRPKSVDRIVTSPYPSFPTDLQSQIMVLLSLADGFSVMKETVFEGRFKHVDELNVMGADISVDLNAAFIRGVPRLYGATVEATDLRAGAALVIAGLAAQGKTVVEQVHHIDRGYDRIEKLFQSLGASVERQSPVSKQLDFAN; the protein is encoded by the coding sequence TTGGACAAATTGGTGATTGAAGGCGGGAAACCCCTCTCAGGATCCATACGCATCCATGGAGCAAAAAATGCCGCTTTACCAATCATGGCTGCAAGTTTGTTGGCAGATGGAGAAGTCACGCTGCACAACGTTCCACACTTGCTGGACATTGAAGTAATGCTGTATATCCTGGAACGGCTTGGATGCACGTGTCGGCATGAACAGGGAACAGTGACGATTGATACATCGTCTATCCGGTCATATGATGTACCAGAGGATCTGATGAAACAGATGCGCTCTTCCATTTTCTTGATGGGGCCATTGCTGGCTAAGTTTGGGCAAGTATCCGTATACCAGCCAGGTGGTTGTGCCATCGGAGAACGCAAGATTGATCTTCACCTCCGGGGCCTGGAAGCGCTCGGAGCATCAATTGAAGAGCTTGATCAACAGATTATCTGTCGAGGCCGTAAGCTGGTGGGCACGGATATTCATCTGGACTTCCCAAGTGTGGGTGCCACGGAAAATATCATGATGGCAGCCGTTACAGCTGAGGGCACAACGACGATATTCAATGCAGCCAGAGAACCTGAGATTCAGGACTTGCAGCATTTTCTCAACGCGATGGGTGCAAGTATAATCGGAGCCGGCACCGACACAATTACGATTAACGGTGTGGAGAAACTGAAGCCTTGTTCCTACGAGATCATACCTGATCGGATTGTGGCCGGCACCGTCATGATTGCAGCAGCAGCGACAAGAGGCAATGTTACCCTGACACACTGCAACCCGGCACACCTTACTTCCCTTATACATGTGTTGAAGCGCACTGGTGTTCAAATCACGGTCTGCAATGATATAATGACGGTGAGCTGTATGAGCCGTCCCAAATCCGTGGATCGCATTGTAACATCACCGTACCCTTCGTTTCCGACTGACCTGCAGTCGCAAATCATGGTCTTGCTCAGTTTGGCTGATGGGTTCAGTGTTATGAAGGAGACGGTATTTGAGGGGCGCTTCAAGCACGTGGATGAACTTAACGTCATGGGTGCAGATATTTCGGTTGATCTGAATGCAGCCTTTATCCGAGGAGTCCCGCGTTTGTACGGAGCTACAGTCGAAGCAACCGACCTGCGTGCAGGCGCAGCTCTGGTTATTGCTGGCCTTGCTGCCCAGGGGAAAACGGTTGTTGAGCAAGTGCATCATATTGACAGAGGGTACGACCGCATCGAAAAGTTGTTCCAGAGCCTTGGAGCTTCGGTTGAGCGACAGTCCCCCGTTTCAAAACAGCTGGATTTTGCCAATTAA
- the murG gene encoding undecaprenyldiphospho-muramoylpentapeptide beta-N-acetylglucosaminyltransferase yields MRVVLSGGGTGGHIYPAVAIARQCEAENPDSTFLYIGGTRGLESKLVPQENIPFQSIDITGFRRKLSVDNLKTVMRFIQGVRKSKKMLKEFKPDVVIGTGGYVCGPVVYAAAKLGIPSVIHEQNAIPGLTNKFLTRYVDTVAVSFEGSEKAFSGAKRVVYTGNPRATTVAKASRDRGFATLGVPMDSRVVLVVGGSRGAKAINKAMVDMAPMLEKLEDVHVVYVTGESYFDETREAIRSSLGTMPNHLHVLPYVHNMPEVLACTSLIVNRAGASFLAEITSLGIPSILIPSPNVTNNHQEANARTLEGGGASVTMLEKDLSGKALYEAIARIMNDEAARKRMAAASRELGKPDAAEVLVKEIQRLAVRR; encoded by the coding sequence ATGCGAGTCGTACTAAGCGGCGGCGGTACCGGTGGACATATCTATCCGGCCGTTGCCATAGCAAGACAATGTGAGGCGGAGAATCCCGACTCGACATTTTTATATATTGGAGGAACCCGTGGACTGGAGAGCAAGTTAGTGCCACAGGAGAACATTCCTTTTCAATCCATTGATATTACAGGGTTTCGACGGAAGTTGTCCGTGGACAATCTGAAGACCGTTATGCGCTTTATTCAGGGCGTCCGAAAATCGAAGAAAATGCTGAAGGAATTCAAACCTGATGTGGTGATCGGAACTGGCGGCTATGTATGTGGACCTGTGGTTTATGCGGCTGCCAAACTGGGGATTCCAAGTGTCATTCATGAACAAAATGCAATCCCTGGCTTAACCAACAAGTTCCTTACTCGTTATGTGGATACCGTTGCAGTTAGCTTCGAAGGCTCCGAGAAGGCTTTCTCGGGAGCCAAAAGAGTAGTGTACACGGGTAATCCGAGGGCGACCACGGTTGCCAAGGCCAGCCGTGATCGAGGCTTTGCCACACTGGGCGTGCCAATGGACAGCCGGGTTGTGCTGGTTGTTGGCGGCAGCCGCGGAGCAAAGGCCATCAATAAAGCGATGGTGGACATGGCTCCCATGCTGGAGAAGCTGGAGGATGTGCACGTCGTTTATGTTACGGGTGAATCCTATTTTGACGAGACACGGGAAGCGATACGAAGTTCACTTGGAACAATGCCTAATCATCTGCATGTGCTTCCTTACGTGCATAATATGCCGGAAGTTCTCGCCTGCACCTCTTTGATTGTAAATCGAGCAGGAGCGTCATTCCTCGCCGAAATTACATCGCTTGGCATTCCGTCCATTCTGATACCGTCACCTAACGTGACAAACAATCATCAGGAAGCAAATGCGCGTACACTGGAAGGGGGCGGAGCTTCTGTCACGATGCTGGAGAAGGATCTTTCGGGAAAAGCGTTATATGAGGCCATTGCCCGCATCATGAATGATGAAGCTGCCCGCAAACGCATGGCCGCAGCGTCTCGGGAACTTGGCAAGCCGGATGCAGCCGAGGTGCTGGTGAAGGAAATTCAAAGGCTTGCTGTACGCAGGTAA
- the spoVE gene encoding stage V sporulation protein E: MKQTRPAPDIWLLICIVALLAIGIIMVYSAGSVLAFHDYGDSFYFVKRQLLFAGLGLAAMFVTANVDYRVWRKYAKPILIACFIMLIAVLIPGIGVVRGGARSWLGIGSFGIQPSEFMKLGMILFLAHWLSKEPGKIKTFTTGLLPPLGLIGLAFGIIMLQPDLGTGTVMMGASMLIIFTAGARMKHLLLLALGGAMGFAALIAAAPYRLKRITAFLDPWSDPLGAGYQIIQSLYAIGPGGLAGLGLGMSRQKYSYVPEPQTDFIFSILAEELGFIGGLIVLLLFLVLVWRGMRVAMTVPDAFGSLLGVGIIGMVAVQVIINIGVVIGLMPVTGITLPLISYGGSSLTLMLTALGILLNLSRYAR, from the coding sequence ATGAAACAGACGCGACCGGCGCCGGATATCTGGCTCCTGATTTGTATTGTGGCATTGCTTGCCATCGGCATTATTATGGTCTATAGTGCGGGCTCGGTGCTTGCTTTTCATGACTATGGGGATTCATTTTATTTTGTCAAAAGACAGTTGTTATTTGCGGGACTCGGACTGGCTGCCATGTTTGTCACAGCCAATGTGGATTACCGGGTCTGGCGGAAATATGCTAAACCGATATTGATCGCCTGTTTTATTATGCTGATTGCGGTGTTAATTCCCGGGATCGGTGTGGTCCGCGGGGGAGCACGAAGCTGGCTCGGCATTGGATCGTTTGGCATTCAGCCCTCTGAATTCATGAAGCTGGGCATGATTTTGTTTTTGGCTCACTGGCTGAGCAAGGAACCGGGGAAAATTAAAACATTCACAACCGGATTGTTGCCCCCGCTTGGATTGATAGGTCTCGCCTTCGGCATTATTATGCTGCAGCCCGATTTGGGGACAGGCACCGTCATGATGGGTGCATCCATGCTGATTATTTTTACGGCAGGCGCAAGAATGAAACATTTGCTGCTGCTTGCTCTTGGCGGAGCCATGGGATTTGCCGCGTTGATTGCAGCTGCTCCTTACCGACTAAAACGAATAACGGCTTTTCTCGACCCATGGTCTGATCCGCTGGGTGCCGGCTATCAAATCATCCAATCGTTATACGCTATCGGACCGGGTGGCCTGGCAGGTCTGGGTCTTGGGATGAGCCGGCAAAAATACAGTTATGTGCCCGAACCGCAAACGGATTTCATTTTTTCTATATTGGCTGAAGAGCTCGGGTTTATTGGCGGACTCATTGTACTTCTATTGTTCCTGGTGCTGGTCTGGAGAGGTATGCGAGTAGCGATGACAGTACCGGATGCTTTTGGCAGTTTGCTGGGGGTAGGCATTATTGGCATGGTGGCTGTACAAGTCATTATCAATATCGGCGTAGTCATCGGGCTCATGCCCGTTACCGGAATAACCCTACCGCTGATCAGTTATGGCGGATCATCTCTGACCTTGATGCTGACAGCACTAGGGATACTGTTAAACTTATCACGTTATGCGAGGTGA
- the murD gene encoding UDP-N-acetylmuramoyl-L-alanine--D-glutamate ligase — MNHPESYRGQQVVVLGLAKSGVQVAKVLDRAGAKVTVNDKKEREQCPEASELEALGISVVCGGHPDDLIHEGVKLVVKNPGIPYQAPPVQQALSLGIEVVTEVEVAYHLCAAPMIGITGSNGKTTTTTWVGNMLEHAGLNPIVAGNIGTPLSEAAEQATADNWMVVELSSFQLKGTVHFRPRIASLLNVTETHLDYHGDMDDYVASKAKIFANQLPDDVAVLNWDDPVCRELVPYIKSRLLPFSMTEKLEAGVYADPPYVDGEEDDVKRQVVYADGQGNHHIVIDVENIGIPGQFNVGNALAAVAIAVAAGADPAVLEVPLSEFKGVEHRLEYVLEHNGAKYYNNSKATNSKATVMALNSFKDPVVLIAGGLDRGSDMMELLPLFQERVKAVVALGETREKIAKVAELAGLKQIKVVDNEEDAAQTLTAAVQEASQFAAPGDIVLLSPACASWDMFASYEERGRIFKEAAHNL, encoded by the coding sequence ATGAACCATCCTGAATCATATCGCGGTCAACAGGTTGTTGTGCTCGGACTGGCAAAGAGTGGCGTGCAAGTTGCCAAGGTGCTGGACCGTGCGGGAGCGAAAGTCACAGTGAATGATAAAAAAGAGAGGGAACAGTGTCCCGAAGCATCCGAATTGGAGGCTTTGGGAATTTCTGTTGTATGCGGGGGCCATCCCGATGATCTGATTCATGAGGGTGTGAAGCTTGTGGTTAAAAACCCGGGCATCCCTTATCAGGCGCCACCAGTACAGCAGGCTCTTTCCCTCGGAATTGAGGTTGTTACGGAAGTGGAAGTGGCTTACCACCTTTGTGCAGCACCGATGATCGGGATTACAGGTTCCAACGGGAAAACAACGACAACCACATGGGTTGGCAACATGCTGGAGCATGCAGGCTTGAACCCGATTGTGGCTGGCAATATCGGTACACCGCTCAGCGAGGCGGCAGAACAAGCTACGGCCGATAACTGGATGGTCGTTGAACTCAGCAGTTTCCAGCTTAAGGGGACTGTGCATTTCCGTCCACGGATTGCGAGTCTGCTTAACGTTACAGAAACGCATCTGGATTATCATGGGGATATGGATGACTATGTCGCATCCAAAGCTAAAATTTTTGCCAATCAGCTTCCCGATGATGTAGCGGTACTGAACTGGGATGATCCTGTATGCCGGGAGTTGGTTCCTTATATTAAAAGCAGGCTGCTTCCGTTCTCCATGACTGAGAAGCTGGAAGCAGGCGTATACGCAGATCCTCCTTACGTGGATGGAGAAGAGGACGATGTGAAACGCCAGGTGGTATATGCCGACGGTCAAGGAAACCATCACATCGTTATAGACGTTGAAAACATTGGAATACCAGGACAATTCAATGTTGGGAATGCGCTGGCTGCGGTAGCTATTGCAGTAGCGGCAGGAGCCGATCCGGCTGTGCTTGAGGTACCCCTGTCCGAATTCAAAGGGGTTGAGCACCGATTGGAATATGTGCTGGAGCACAATGGTGCCAAGTACTATAACAATTCCAAGGCTACCAATTCGAAGGCAACCGTGATGGCATTGAATTCCTTCAAGGATCCGGTCGTGCTGATCGCTGGAGGACTGGATCGGGGTTCAGACATGATGGAGCTGCTCCCCTTGTTCCAGGAACGGGTAAAAGCGGTTGTGGCTCTCGGCGAAACACGGGAGAAAATCGCCAAGGTCGCGGAACTTGCGGGATTAAAGCAAATTAAGGTCGTCGATAATGAGGAGGATGCTGCCCAGACGTTAACCGCTGCAGTACAGGAAGCGTCGCAGTTTGCAGCGCCTGGTGATATCGTTTTGCTCTCACCGGCGTGTGCAAGTTGGGACATGTTTGCTTCTTATGAGGAGCGGGGACGCATTTTTAAAGAGGCGGCGCATAACTTGTAA